A single window of Watersipora subatra chromosome 9, tzWatSuba1.1, whole genome shotgun sequence DNA harbors:
- the LOC137403902 gene encoding proteasome assembly chaperone 1-like, which produces MSELGPSFYGEVLPVFSRAVDEEEDEDDAECVPVESSVLQWSPEALAEMKREGGLECGILVIAIDSVATGFVQTHLLYEGAERLGVLCSGLSDNCINTLDQESFTDETCYIYRLRSHPSILFCQCNTKVIPEQSSSWVQQLFSSVKSIHTYVAVLSHKSVSEYRSIQAPSQINVPFLRALKTTHFQGTPICRYLEQPNIIDGLPAQIITHCQVKAIPAVFYVCYTENIYLDIESLKEFTKLTATTPFRDFYVPNPNASEELRKLVDQKNKSNLLYM; this is translated from the exons ATGTCCGAGTTAGGCCCATCATTTTATGGGGAAGTCCTTCCAGTTTTCTCACGGGCTGTCGATGAGGAGGAGGATGAAGATGATGCTGAGTGTGTACCGGTAGA ATCATCTGTACTGCAGTGGTCCCCCGAGGCACTGGCGGAGATGAAGAGGGAGGGTGGACTAGAATGCGGTATTCTTGTCATAGCCATCGATTCAGTAGCTACAG GTTTCGTGCAAACACACCTGCTGTATGAAGGCGCCGAGAGACTCGGAGTGTTATGCAGTGGGCTTTCAGACAACTGCATCAACACCCTTGACCAGGAGTCCTTTACAGATGAGACATGCTATATATACCGACTACGTAGTCACCCATCCATCCTCTTCTGTCAGTGCAACACCAAGGTCATTCCCGAACAGAGCTCCTCTTGGGTTCAACAG CTATTCTCTAGTGTCAAGTCAATCCACACTTATGTGGCAGTGCTCAGCCACAAGTCAGTGAGTGAATACAGGAGCATTCAGGCACCCTCTCAGATTAAC GTGCCATTTTTGCGAGCTCTCAAGACAACTCACTTTCAGGGTACACCGATCTGCAGATACCTTGAGCAACCCAACATTATAGATGGCCTGCCAGCACAAA TTATAACCCATTGTCAAGTGAAGGCTATACCTGCTGTCTTCTATGTTTGTTACACAGAGAATATATATCTCGATATAGAATCTCTAAAAGAGTTCACCAAACTAACAGCGACAACCCCTTTTAGAGACTTCTATGTG